Proteins found in one Triticum aestivum cultivar Chinese Spring chromosome 4D, IWGSC CS RefSeq v2.1, whole genome shotgun sequence genomic segment:
- the LOC123100427 gene encoding inorganic phosphate transporter 1-2-like, giving the protein MATEQLNVLKALDVAKTQLYHFKAVVIAGMGFFTDAYDLFCIALVTKLLGRIYYTDPALNEPGHLPANVSAAVNGVALCGTLAGQLFFGWLGDKLGRKSVYGFTLILMVLCSIASGLSFGHEAKGVMGTLCFFRFWLGFGVGGDYPLSATIMSEYANKKTRGTFIAAVFAMQGFGILFGTIVTIIVSSAFRHAFPAPPFYIDAAASIGPEADYVWRIIVMFGTIPAALTYYWRMKMPETARYTALIAGNTKQATSDMSKVLNKEISEENVQGERATGDTWGLFSRQFMKRHGVHLLATTSTWFLLDVAFYSQNLFQKDIFTKIGWIPPAKTMNALEELYRIARAQALIALCGTVPGYWFTVAFIDIIGRFWIQLMGFTMMTIFMLAIAIPYDYLVKPGHHTGFVVLYGLTFFFANFGPNSTTFIVPAEIFPARLRSTCHGISAATGKAGAIIGAFGFLYASQDQKKPETGYSRGIGMRNALFVLAGTNFGPALFLVGARV; this is encoded by the coding sequence atggcgacTGAACAGCTCAACGTGTTGAAAGCACTCGATGTTGCCAAGACGCAACTGTACCATTTCAAGGCGGTCGTGATCGCCGGCATGGGCTTCTTCACGGACGCCTACGACCTCTTCTGCATCGCCCTCGTCACCAAGCTGCTGGGGCGCATCTACTACACCGACCCTGCCCTCAACGAGCCCGGCCACCTCCCGGCAAACGTGTCGGCCGCCGTGAACGGCGTGGCCCTATGCGGCACACTTGCCGGCCAGCTCTTCTTCGGCTGGCTCGGTGACAAGCTCGGCCGCAAGAGCGTCTACGGCTTCACGCTCATCCTCATGGTCCTCTGCTCCATCGCGTCCGGGCTCTCGTTTGGACACGAGGCCAAGGGCGTAATGGGGACGCTATGTTTCTTCCGCTTCTggcttggcttcggcgtcggcggcgACTATCCTCTGAGCGCCACCATCATGTCGGAATATGCTAACAAGAAGACCCGCGGCACCTTTATCGCCGCTGTGTTTGCCATGCAGGGGTTTGGCATCCTATTTGGTACCATTGTCACGATCATCGTCTCGTCCGCATTCCGACATGCATTCCCTGCACCGCCATTCTACATTGACGCCGCGGCGTCCATTGGCCCGGAGGCCGACTACGTGTGGCGCATCATCGTCATGTTCGGCACCATCCCGGCCGCCCTGACCTACTACTGGCGCATGAAGATGCCCGAAACTGCGCGGTACACAGCACTCATCGCCGGCAACACGAAGCAAGCCACATCAGACATGTCCAAGGTGCTCAACAAGGAGATCTCAGAGGAGAATGTGCAGGGTGAGCGTGCCACTGGTGATACTTGGGGCCTCTTCTCGCGACAGTTCATGAAGCGCCACGGGGTGCACTTGCTAGCGACCACAAGCACTTGGTTCCTGCTCGATGTGGCCTTCTACAGCCAGAACCTGTTCCAAAAGGACATCTTCACCAAGATCGGGTGGATCCCGCCGGCCAAGACTATGAATGCATTGGAGGAGTTGTACCGCATCGCCCGCGCCCAAGCGCTCATCGCGCTCTGCGGCACCGTGCCCGGCTACTGGTTCACCGTCGCCTTCATCGACATTATTGGGAGGTTTTGGATCCAGCTCATGGGATTCACCATGATGACCATTTTCATGCTCGCAATCGCCATACCTTACGACTACTTGGTGAAGCCAGGGCACCACACCGGCTTCGTCGTGCTCTACGGGCTCACTTTCTTCTTCGCCAACTTCGGCCCCAACAGCACAACCTTCATTGTGCCAGCCGAGATCTTCCCTGCGAGGCTCCGGTCCACATGCCACGGTATCTCTGCCGCTACCGGTAAGGCGGGCGCGATCATCGGCGCGTTCGGGTTCCTGTATGCGTCGCAGGACCAGAAGAAGCCCGAGACCGGCTACTCACGGGGGATCGGCATGCGCAACGCACTCTTTGTGCTCGCAGGCACAAACTTTGGGCCTGCTCTTTTCCTTGTTGGTGCCAGAGTCTAA